The DNA segment CCGGACCCGTCCTCCAGTACGACCACCGTCGACCCCCATCCTGCCGAGGCCTCCAGATCGTCCTGCCAGCCGTCCTGGATCTCGGCGTCGGCGACGAACACCTCGTCGCCCGGCCCCAGGTCGGTGTCGGCTTTCTCGCCCCACAGCGCCACGCGGATGTCCCCGGTGTCGTCCTGGATCCGGACGTTTCGGACCTGCCCCTCGCTGCCGTCGTCCCGATCGAACGTCCGTTTCGGATCGACCGACCGGACGACTCCGCCCAGATCGACCGTCTGCTCGAGTTCGACGCCGTCGATCGGATCCGTCTCGGGACTGAAGTCGATGCTGTCGTCGACCTCCTCGACGGCGCCGCGGTCGCCGACGTGTAATTCGAGGCTCCCGTCGCGCTCGCGGACGTAGCCGTCGACGACCTCGACGGGCGTGCCGGCGTCCAACTGCTCGGCGCGGTCGGCCCGGTCGTCCCACAGCGTCACGCGGATTCGCCCGGACTCGTCGCCAAGCGTGAGGTTCGCGACCCGGCCCTCGCTGCCGTCGTCCCGATCGAACGTGCGGATCGATTCGGTCCCGAGGACGATCCCCTGGACGTTCACGTCTGATTGGCCCATCGACAGCGAGTCGATGTCGGTCCGCCCGTCGAGGTCGACGTCAATCTCGGCGTCGTCGTCCGGTTCGGCCTTCTCGACGCTGACCTCCAGCCCGTTGTAGCCGTCCTTCGGGCGGCCCTTGATCCGCAGGACCTGCCCCGCTTCGAGCGTGCCGTCGTCGATCGAGACGGCCTGTTCGTCCCAGAACGCCAGTCGCACCTGCCCCGTCTCGTCGGCGGCCTCGACGTTGATGACGTGGCCGTCCTCGTCCTCGCCATCGCGTTCGAACGTGCGCAGTTCCCCGATCGAGGTCACCTTCGCGAGGAACTTCACCTCGTCCATGCCGGTCTCGATGTCGGCGATGGCGTTGACCTCGTTCTCGCTGAGTTCGTGGGCGATCAGCATCGCGGCCGTCTCCTCGTCCGCGAGCCCCCCCATCTGTTCGACCTTCTCCTCGACGGCCTCCCGGAACTTTTCCTCGGAGACATCGGCTTCGAGATCCGCGTAGACGTCCTCGATCGCACCCATAGCTAGCCGTGATCACGGCTGGATCGCGTTTAAAGAATGCGGTCGCTACGTCCACCGGCTCCGAGAGTGTGTCTTAGCGATGGACGTCGGCGACGGTTTCCAGGTCGCCCTCGCCGTGCTCGACGACGATACGGTCCGGAAGCGTCCCCTCGAAACCGATGGTCGCCGTGTACTCGACACGTCCGAGACACTGCACACAAACGTCGCCCGTCGGTTTCGTCCCGACGGTTACCGTCACTGTACCCGTCCCGGTGGCGTCGTCCACAGCCGCGAGAGTCGCCTCCTGACAGGGGTTGGCGGCGCCGATCGCCCCGTCGACGGCGATCTCCGTTCTCTCCGTGTCGAAGGAGACGCTCGCCGTTTCGTCGGGCCCGCCACAGCCCGCCTCTGTCGTCGTGATCGATCGGGAGCCGACCGAGGCAGATTCCGTATCTGTCTCCGTCGGACCAGTGGCTCCGCTCGCACCGCCACAGCCG comes from the Halapricum desulfuricans genome and includes:
- a CDS encoding single-stranded DNA binding protein; protein product: MGAIEDVYADLEADVSEEKFREAVEEKVEQMGGLADEETAAMLIAHELSENEVNAIADIETGMDEVKFLAKVTSIGELRTFERDGEDEDGHVINVEAADETGQVRLAFWDEQAVSIDDGTLEAGQVLRIKGRPKDGYNGLEVSVEKAEPDDDAEIDVDLDGRTDIDSLSMGQSDVNVQGIVLGTESIRTFDRDDGSEGRVANLTLGDESGRIRVTLWDDRADRAEQLDAGTPVEVVDGYVRERDGSLELHVGDRGAVEEVDDSIDFSPETDPIDGVELEQTVDLGGVVRSVDPKRTFDRDDGSEGQVRNVRIQDDTGDIRVALWGEKADTDLGPGDEVFVADAEIQDGWQDDLEASAGWGSTVVVLEDGSGAGAARNGDSESANSESSTGLDAFADDRGDDDGSEPAGASGDNSDSAGGEQIEVTGTVVQTGDPVIVDDGEETISVETDERVELGQQVTVRGQRRADRVEAEELL